A region of Selenihalanaerobacter shriftii DNA encodes the following proteins:
- a CDS encoding ATP-binding cassette domain-containing protein: MSKDVILDVNDLQTHFFVEKGVVKAVDGVSFQIEKGETLGIVGESGSGKSVTSTSIMRLIPQPPGKIVGGEIKFKGENLLNKSKSEMRNIRG; the protein is encoded by the coding sequence ATGAGTAAGGATGTAATTCTAGATGTTAATGATTTACAGACTCATTTCTTTGTAGAAAAAGGAGTAGTTAAAGCCGTAGATGGTGTTAGTTTTCAAATAGAGAAAGGTGAAACTTTAGGAATCGTTGGTGAGTCTGGTTCTGGGAAGAGTGTAACTTCTACTTCAATTATGCGCTTAATTCCTCAGCCACCAGGAAAGATTGTTGGTGGTGAAATCAAATTTAAAGGTGAGAATCTATTAAATAAAAGCAAATCGGAAATGAGAAATATTAGAGGAA